From the genome of Thermoflexus hugenholtzii, one region includes:
- a CDS encoding glycosyltransferase, protein MILFLAPELPDPPNKGGSIRAFHVLRRLARLGPVTVLALSERPGPPPPSWQALTHEIRLFPWRPRPLPVRLRQLLTSSRPDLAFRYRTPALVEGMRALLARGSVALILIEGLEMAWAVEALLPRPPGSRPFLLLDELNAEYRLQERLFRADQRDPRRWIGALYSGIQARRLRRYEAWVVRGVDAVIAVSEPDARDLHALGMARMPVVAPNGVDTAFFRPEAVPPAPLPEPAFVFTGSMDYRPNIDAALWLARAVWPRVRAALPAARLFLVGRRPAPAVRALSEIPGVEVVGEVPDVRPYLAAATVYVAPLRAGGGTRLKVLEAMAMGKAIVSTPMGCEGLTVRDQEHVWLADGEAFAEAMIALATDEARRRQLGEAARRLAVARYDWEQTLAPLEAIVRPLLPR, encoded by the coding sequence GTGATCCTGTTCCTGGCCCCCGAGCTCCCGGATCCCCCTAATAAAGGAGGCTCCATCCGGGCCTTCCACGTGTTGCGCCGGCTGGCCCGGCTGGGGCCGGTCACCGTGCTGGCCCTCTCGGAGCGCCCGGGGCCGCCGCCGCCCTCCTGGCAGGCCCTGACCCACGAGATCCGGCTGTTCCCCTGGCGTCCGCGCCCCCTCCCGGTCCGGCTGCGCCAGCTGCTGACCTCCTCGCGGCCTGATCTCGCCTTCCGATATCGGACCCCCGCCCTGGTGGAGGGGATGCGGGCGCTCCTGGCCCGGGGCTCGGTCGCCCTCATCCTCATCGAGGGGCTGGAGATGGCCTGGGCCGTGGAGGCCCTGCTCCCGCGCCCCCCGGGATCCCGTCCCTTCCTCCTCCTGGATGAGCTGAACGCCGAATACCGGCTGCAGGAACGGTTGTTCCGGGCGGATCAGCGCGATCCGCGGCGATGGATCGGGGCGCTCTATTCGGGGATCCAGGCCCGGCGGCTCCGCCGCTACGAGGCCTGGGTGGTGCGCGGCGTGGACGCGGTGATCGCGGTCTCGGAGCCCGACGCCCGGGATCTCCATGCCCTGGGGATGGCCCGCATGCCGGTGGTGGCGCCCAACGGGGTGGACACCGCGTTCTTCCGGCCCGAGGCGGTCCCGCCGGCTCCGCTCCCGGAACCGGCCTTCGTGTTCACCGGGTCGATGGACTACCGGCCGAACATCGACGCGGCCCTCTGGCTGGCCCGGGCCGTCTGGCCTCGGGTGCGAGCGGCCCTCCCCGCGGCGCGCCTGTTCCTGGTCGGCCGGCGCCCGGCTCCGGCGGTGCGCGCCCTCAGTGAGATCCCGGGCGTGGAGGTGGTCGGGGAAGTGCCCGACGTGCGGCCGTATCTGGCTGCCGCGACGGTCTATGTGGCGCCCCTGCGGGCCGGCGGGGGGACCCGCCTCAAGGTCCTGGAGGCGATGGCGATGGGGAAAGCCATTGTCAGCACCCCGATGGGGTGCGAGGGGTTAACGGTGCGGGATCAGGAGCATGTGTGGCTGGCCGATGGGGAGGCGTTCGCCGAGGCGATGATCGCCTTAGCCACGGATGAGGCCCGTCGCCGGCAGCTGGGGGAGGCCGCGCGCCGCCTGGCCGTCGCCCGTTACGACTGGGAACAGACCCTGGCGCCCCTCGAGGCCATCGTCCGTCCCCTCCTCCCCCGGTAG